In Blastopirellula sp. J2-11, a single genomic region encodes these proteins:
- a CDS encoding DUF1559 domain-containing protein: MQRRLLRSRLAFTLVELLVVIAIIGVLIALLLPAVQQAREAARRMQCSNNLKQLGLAVHNFHDTYGTLPPAVIGNEFGTFFPLLFPQMELQNVQDQLDMTAKFTSGDNNTFIKSPAASIPALLCPSRRSGVQQTPQGAAADYATTGNRESSDDCDRFEQGGASPNVHYGALIHSTGGTVSGNQITGWRSQTKFASITDGLSNTSLLGEKHVAQDNLNKEASDGDGTFYFWYTSNWRTWTIVRNSKWTIIREPNYHRENSGFQKRFGSYHPGIAQFLFCDGSVHNVATIVDPVNLYLMADRRDGRTYRLD; the protein is encoded by the coding sequence ATGCAACGCCGCTTACTACGAAGCCGCTTGGCTTTCACCCTCGTTGAACTATTGGTCGTTATCGCCATCATCGGAGTCTTGATTGCGCTCTTGTTGCCGGCAGTCCAGCAGGCCCGTGAAGCTGCTCGCCGGATGCAATGCAGCAACAATTTGAAACAGCTCGGACTGGCGGTTCACAATTTTCACGACACCTACGGCACTTTGCCTCCGGCGGTGATCGGAAATGAGTTCGGCACCTTTTTTCCGCTGCTGTTTCCGCAAATGGAATTGCAGAACGTTCAAGATCAACTTGATATGACCGCAAAATTCACGAGCGGCGACAACAACACGTTCATCAAGAGTCCCGCGGCGTCGATACCGGCGCTGCTCTGCCCTAGTCGCCGCTCAGGAGTACAACAGACTCCGCAGGGCGCCGCGGCCGACTATGCGACCACGGGCAACCGAGAATCGTCGGACGACTGCGATCGCTTTGAACAGGGAGGGGCCAGTCCGAATGTTCATTACGGAGCATTGATTCACTCCACCGGAGGAACCGTCAGCGGAAACCAGATCACCGGCTGGCGGTCGCAAACCAAGTTCGCCAGCATTACTGACGGTCTCTCAAACACCTCGTTGCTCGGCGAAAAACATGTCGCCCAAGACAACCTCAATAAAGAGGCGAGCGACGGCGACGGGACGTTCTACTTTTGGTACACCAGCAACTGGAGGACGTGGACGATCGTGCGAAACTCGAAGTGGACGATCATTCGCGAACCCAATTATCACCGCGAAAACAGCGGTTTCCAAAAGAGATTCGGCAGCTACCATCCCGGCATCGCCCAATTCTTGTTTTGCGATGGAAGCGTCCACAACGTGGCGACCATCGTGGATCCGGTCAATTTGTACCTGATGGCGGATCGCCGCGACGGCAGGACTTACCGACTGGATTAA
- a CDS encoding MlaD family protein, giving the protein MDDRILQFRVGVVMLAALMIAGILFFLLGEFPTLVTDRSTLYVVFDQAPGVTVDTPVRTSGILIGRVSDVALQEDRDVLVTLKIDRKYMPRSNDVCRITSGSILGDALLEFVPGERPTQQVTVLQDKAMIEGLVANNPLDTLRNLEGQMANALSTIDQAGREVGTFAHNANEMLVGNENQFQRILQKSELALDRFDNAMLAINNLVADEELNERLHEALQGLPETLNESRALIERMQGVVDKADRNLENLEGFTEPLGEKGEQLIANLETSTENLSEMIEQLARLARAANNPDGSLGQLMNNPELYQNLNDAAENIQQISTKLKPIVNDVRVFTDKIARDPGIIGVRGALKRGQSGIK; this is encoded by the coding sequence ATGGACGATCGCATCTTACAATTTCGCGTGGGAGTCGTCATGCTGGCGGCGCTGATGATCGCCGGCATCCTCTTCTTTTTGTTGGGCGAATTTCCGACGCTCGTCACCGATCGTAGTACGCTCTACGTCGTCTTTGATCAAGCGCCGGGAGTGACCGTCGATACGCCGGTGCGCACCTCCGGCATTTTGATCGGCCGCGTCAGCGACGTCGCGCTGCAAGAAGACCGGGACGTACTGGTGACGTTGAAAATCGATCGCAAGTATATGCCGCGCTCGAATGATGTTTGTCGCATTACTTCCGGCTCTATCCTAGGGGATGCGCTGCTTGAATTCGTGCCTGGCGAACGTCCCACGCAGCAGGTGACCGTCTTGCAGGACAAGGCGATGATCGAAGGGTTAGTTGCGAACAATCCGTTGGACACGCTGCGGAATCTCGAAGGGCAGATGGCCAACGCGCTCTCTACGATCGATCAAGCAGGACGCGAAGTCGGCACGTTCGCGCACAACGCGAACGAGATGTTGGTGGGGAACGAAAATCAATTCCAACGCATCCTGCAAAAGTCAGAGCTGGCCCTCGATCGATTTGATAACGCGATGTTAGCGATCAACAATCTGGTCGCTGACGAAGAGCTGAACGAACGCTTGCACGAGGCGTTGCAAGGCTTGCCCGAAACGTTAAACGAATCGCGCGCGTTGATCGAACGCATGCAAGGCGTAGTCGACAAAGCGGACCGCAACCTCGAGAACCTGGAAGGCTTTACCGAGCCGCTGGGCGAAAAGGGAGAACAGTTGATCGCCAATCTGGAAACCAGCACCGAGAATCTGAGCGAGATGATCGAGCAACTCGCTCGCCTGGCCCGGGCCGCCAACAATCCGGATGGTTCGTTGGGGCAGCTGATGAACAATCCAGAGCTCTATCAAAATCTGAACGACGCGGCCGAAAACATCCAACAGATTTCGACCAAGCTGAAGCCGATCGTCAACGACGTTCGCGTCTTCACCGACAAGATTGCCCGCGACCCGGGGATCATTGGTGTCCGCGGAGCGCTGAAGCGAGGACAGTCGGGGATCAAGTAG
- a CDS encoding radical SAM protein, translated as MYLRLAKRALLETDKRLVAKFAWLMGYKGLRSVVKHKSRLKRGEFFPPFLYISVINSCNLRCQGCWVDVAAKQEKIDIDAMDSLLNQAKAMGNSFFGILGGEPFMHADLLEIFARHPDAYFQVFTNGHFITDEVAKELRRLGNVTPLISIEGSEIISDERRGRGGVYSKSIEGIENCTRNKLLTGVCTSLCQTNYDDLLQEKWIDRLIEMGVFYTWYHIYRIVGPEPNPQLALTPEQQYQARKFVVEMRCKKPIAIIDAYYDADGNALCPAATGFTHHISPYGDIEPCPVIQFAKESIHDERPLKEVFNESEFLQGFRELAASSTRGCIILERPDLLNEYARKNEAKDTTVRGAAYQELDELQTNPSQYNPGREVPEKSWAYWLLKKFAFHDYGAYGRHFELKNWRPTIKDGEAVNQSQSHPPLVQLETTLPTSAEK; from the coding sequence ATGTATCTGCGACTCGCCAAACGAGCTCTCCTGGAAACCGACAAACGCCTGGTCGCCAAATTCGCTTGGCTGATGGGCTACAAGGGTCTGCGGAGCGTCGTCAAGCACAAATCGCGACTCAAGCGGGGCGAGTTCTTCCCCCCGTTCCTCTATATCTCGGTCATCAACAGCTGCAATCTCCGCTGTCAGGGGTGCTGGGTCGATGTCGCGGCGAAGCAAGAGAAAATCGACATCGACGCGATGGACAGTTTGCTAAACCAGGCGAAAGCGATGGGCAACTCGTTTTTCGGCATCTTGGGGGGCGAACCCTTCATGCATGCCGATCTGCTCGAAATCTTCGCACGCCATCCCGACGCCTACTTCCAAGTTTTCACCAACGGGCACTTCATCACCGATGAAGTCGCCAAAGAACTGCGCCGGCTCGGCAACGTCACGCCGCTGATCAGCATTGAAGGATCCGAGATCATCAGCGACGAGCGCCGCGGCCGCGGCGGCGTCTATAGCAAATCGATCGAAGGGATCGAAAACTGCACCCGCAACAAACTGCTAACCGGCGTCTGCACCAGCTTGTGCCAAACCAACTACGACGACCTGCTGCAAGAGAAGTGGATTGACCGCCTGATCGAGATGGGGGTTTTCTACACGTGGTACCACATCTACCGCATCGTCGGGCCAGAACCGAATCCGCAATTGGCGCTGACGCCGGAGCAACAATACCAGGCCCGCAAGTTTGTCGTCGAGATGCGTTGCAAGAAGCCGATTGCGATCATCGACGCCTACTACGACGCTGATGGCAACGCGCTGTGTCCCGCCGCGACCGGGTTCACGCATCATATCTCTCCTTACGGCGATATCGAACCTTGCCCGGTGATTCAGTTCGCCAAAGAGTCGATCCATGACGAGCGTCCGTTGAAAGAGGTTTTCAACGAGTCTGAATTCTTGCAAGGCTTTCGCGAGTTGGCCGCCAGCAGCACGCGCGGCTGCATCATCTTGGAGCGTCCCGATCTGCTGAACGAATATGCGCGGAAAAACGAAGCGAAAGATACGACGGTTCGCGGCGCCGCTTATCAAGAACTCGACGAGTTGCAGACCAACCCTTCGCAGTACAACCCAGGCCGCGAAGTGCCGGAGAAAAGTTGGGCCTATTGGCTGCTGAAAAAGTTCGCCTTCCATGACTATGGCGCGTATGGCCGCCACTTCGAGTTGAAAAACTGGCGCCCGACCATCAAAGACGGCGAAGCGGTCAACCAATCGCAGTCGCATCCGCCGCTAGTGCAGCTCGAAACGACGCTTCCCACTTCCGCCGAAAAGTAG
- a CDS encoding sodium:solute symporter family protein — translation MVFEPGVTQLVIICFYLALLLALGLFSNRLFSGSSKDYMLASHSIGPFLLLMSIFGTTMTAFALVGSTGESYKEGVGVYGLLASSSGIIHSLCFFVLGVKLWSFGRKYGYTTQIEFFRDRLESDKLGILLFPVLVGLVIPYLLIGVMASGTVVTAVTRGAFPVWFESTQGGVPGWLGSLVICGVVLTYVFFGGMRGTAWANTFQTIVFMVLGLVAFFVIASQIGGKEGLWANLVAASESIPRDKLVRAGNPSMSYLRFATYMFVPLSVGMFPHLFQHWLTARKASNFKLAVVAHPLFIMIVWAPCVLIGAWAAGNLVPIPPAVDANANAILPFLVKRFSGDVLGGFLTAGVLAAIMSSLDSQFLCVGTIFTNDIVVHYGGKNRFTDKQIVMIARTFIILIVAITYGLSLLDYRRVFTLGVWCFSGFSALFPLILAALYWKGLTKAGAYASVITAISLWCYFFYQSDFAGNPHYSVLDMMPVAPMLAGSTLALILVSLVTPRPSEETLQKFFPAKDS, via the coding sequence ATGGTGTTTGAACCAGGCGTAACTCAGCTAGTCATTATTTGTTTTTACCTGGCGCTGCTGCTGGCGCTCGGTTTGTTTTCGAATCGCCTCTTTAGCGGTTCCAGCAAAGACTACATGCTGGCGAGCCATTCGATCGGCCCGTTCTTGCTGTTGATGTCGATCTTCGGCACCACGATGACGGCGTTCGCGCTCGTTGGTTCGACCGGTGAGTCCTACAAAGAGGGTGTCGGCGTCTACGGATTGTTGGCCTCTTCTAGCGGGATCATTCACTCGCTTTGCTTTTTTGTGCTCGGCGTCAAGCTATGGTCGTTTGGTCGAAAATATGGATATACGACGCAGATCGAATTTTTCCGTGATCGGCTCGAAAGTGACAAGCTCGGGATTTTGCTCTTCCCAGTCTTGGTGGGACTGGTGATTCCTTATTTGTTGATCGGCGTGATGGCTTCCGGCACGGTGGTTACTGCGGTGACGCGCGGCGCGTTTCCGGTTTGGTTTGAATCGACGCAAGGAGGCGTGCCCGGTTGGCTAGGAAGCTTGGTGATTTGCGGAGTCGTGTTGACTTACGTCTTTTTTGGCGGGATGCGCGGCACCGCTTGGGCCAATACCTTTCAGACGATTGTCTTTATGGTGCTCGGGTTGGTCGCCTTTTTTGTCATTGCTTCGCAGATCGGCGGAAAAGAAGGCCTTTGGGCGAACCTGGTCGCCGCCTCCGAATCGATCCCCCGTGACAAGTTGGTTCGGGCCGGGAATCCCAGCATGTCGTACCTGAGATTTGCAACCTATATGTTTGTGCCGTTATCGGTCGGCATGTTCCCGCACTTGTTTCAGCATTGGTTGACCGCTCGGAAGGCGAGCAACTTTAAGCTGGCGGTCGTCGCTCATCCGCTGTTCATCATGATCGTTTGGGCGCCGTGCGTGTTGATTGGAGCTTGGGCGGCTGGCAACTTAGTGCCGATTCCGCCGGCGGTGGACGCCAACGCCAACGCGATTTTGCCATTTTTGGTGAAGCGTTTTTCTGGCGACGTGCTGGGGGGCTTTTTGACTGCCGGCGTTTTGGCGGCGATCATGTCGTCGCTCGATAGCCAGTTCCTCTGCGTCGGCACGATCTTCACCAACGACATCGTCGTCCACTACGGCGGCAAGAATCGCTTTACCGACAAGCAAATCGTCATGATCGCGCGGACGTTCATCATCTTGATCGTCGCGATCACCTACGGGCTCAGCTTGCTTGACTACCGCCGCGTCTTTACGCTGGGCGTCTGGTGTTTCAGCGGGTTCTCGGCGCTGTTCCCGCTGATTCTCGCGGCGTTGTACTGGAAAGGTCTCACCAAAGCGGGTGCGTACGCGTCGGTGATTACGGCGATTAGCTTGTGGTGCTACTTTTTCTACCAGTCTGACTTTGCTGGAAATCCCCATTATTCGGTGCTGGATATGATGCCGGTGGCGCCGATGTTGGCCGGTTCGACGCTCGCTTTAATCCTCGTTTCGCTGGTAACTCCCCGGCCTAGCGAAGAAACCTTGCAAAAGTTTTTCCCGGCGAAAGACTCGTAA
- a CDS encoding ABC transporter ATP-binding protein, translated as MHARLEEDRSEPILDVDSLHVQFGSQIVLRDISIKIPRGQTLAIIGESGCGKTVLLKTLIALIRPTQGQVTFDGQNLHKISERELTKERIRYGFVFQGAALFDSMTIGQNVAFPLKQHTHKPIEEIRQIVFGLLADVGLPDSIVWKKPAELSGGMQKRVGLARSLALKPEVMLYDEPTTGLDPIMSDVINELILRTRSRYPVTSIVVTHDMRTARKVADRVLMLYPASRLKGDEPQILYDGPPEGLDECTDRRVTQFVHGEAGERIMEMREAAGV; from the coding sequence TTGCACGCGCGGTTAGAAGAAGATCGTTCCGAGCCGATTCTGGATGTCGATTCGCTGCATGTGCAGTTCGGCAGTCAGATCGTGCTGCGCGATATCTCGATCAAGATTCCCCGTGGGCAAACGTTGGCGATCATCGGCGAAAGCGGTTGCGGCAAGACGGTGCTGTTGAAGACATTGATCGCACTGATTCGTCCAACGCAAGGGCAAGTGACGTTTGACGGCCAGAACCTGCATAAGATTTCGGAACGAGAATTGACCAAAGAACGGATTCGCTATGGATTCGTCTTTCAAGGCGCCGCGCTGTTCGACAGTATGACGATTGGGCAGAACGTCGCTTTTCCGTTGAAACAGCATACGCACAAGCCGATTGAAGAGATCCGCCAGATCGTGTTTGGGTTGTTGGCCGATGTCGGTCTTCCCGATTCGATCGTCTGGAAGAAACCGGCCGAGCTCTCCGGCGGCATGCAAAAGCGCGTCGGATTGGCGCGTTCGTTGGCCCTCAAGCCGGAAGTGATGTTGTACGACGAACCGACGACCGGGCTCGATCCGATCATGAGCGACGTCATCAACGAGCTGATCCTGCGAACCCGATCGCGCTACCCGGTTACCAGCATCGTGGTGACGCATGACATGCGCACAGCCCGTAAAGTGGCCGATCGCGTATTGATGCTTTATCCCGCAAGCCGCTTGAAGGGGGACGAACCGCAGATTTTGTACGATGGACCGCCGGAGGGACTCGACGAGTGTACCGATCGTCGCGTCACGCAATTTGTGCATGGCGAAGCGGGGGAGCGGATCATGGAAATGCGCGAAGCGGCGGGAGTATAA
- a CDS encoding carboxypeptidase-like regulatory domain-containing protein, whose amino-acid sequence MKKTRGYASSALLAAILMLHLTGCSPGGIATYPTSGKVTYTDGSPVTGGLIIFADSAQNISSEGVIESDGSYYMGTYSGDDGVPQGNYQVTIQGFSEYGKQSQIAGKFANRERTPLEAKVEGANSSLDFQVERAR is encoded by the coding sequence GTGAAGAAAACAAGAGGATATGCTTCCAGCGCTTTGTTGGCGGCGATTTTAATGCTCCATTTGACCGGTTGCAGTCCCGGCGGAATCGCGACCTATCCAACCTCGGGCAAAGTGACCTATACCGATGGTTCGCCTGTCACCGGCGGACTTATCATCTTTGCGGACTCAGCGCAAAACATCAGTTCCGAAGGGGTCATCGAGTCGGATGGGTCCTATTACATGGGAACCTATTCCGGAGATGACGGAGTTCCCCAGGGAAACTACCAAGTCACCATCCAGGGATTCAGCGAATATGGCAAGCAATCCCAGATAGCCGGGAAGTTCGCCAACCGAGAAAGAACTCCGCTCGAAGCGAAAGTAGAAGGAGCGAACAGCTCACTCGACTTCCAAGTCGAGCGGGCTCGCTAG
- a CDS encoding prenyltransferase/squalene oxidase repeat-containing protein: protein MDLDRLQRCYAIARDDLLTQRNAQGHWTGELSTSALSTATAVSALQLVVRHDPAQSERLLPLIEGGVRYLTEHQNPDGGWGDTDRSYSNIATTMLAVAALTIAGRREQLVEPLAFAENYIEAQGGIAGLRRRYGKDKTFAVPILTNYALAGLVEWREVSPLPFELACLPQKFYKLVKLPVVSYAIPALVAIGQARYFHRPPWNPLMRGLRAAAVKKSLAVLQRMQPASGGYLEAAPLTSFVVMSLASIGQATHPVAQSGVQFLVDSAREDGSWPIDSNLANWVTTLSINALADSGEDVHQLDCLPWVLANQYQETHPFTGADPGGWGWTDLSGSVPDADDTPGAMLAIAHFFHSPSADNETRRQIATAAKKGARWLLDLQNSDGGWPTFCAGWGTQPFDRSGSDLTAHAIRALHAWRSELGDLPVERGIERGFRYLQKQQRDDGSWLPLWFGNQDLPDDENPIYGTVKVLLAYRDLGKMSTRAAQRGGAWLAARQNEDGGFGGGPSVPTLCGGGGESSVEETALAIEALFAAENPAISPEIIPQAVGWLCQRVEEGSYVNGSPIGFYFSKLWYYEKLYPRVMTVASLGAALQANASVPPAPETVTTSSDH from the coding sequence ATGGACCTAGATCGACTTCAGCGCTGCTATGCGATTGCCCGCGATGATCTGCTGACGCAGCGCAATGCGCAGGGGCATTGGACCGGTGAGTTGTCGACTTCGGCGTTGTCGACCGCGACGGCGGTCAGCGCTCTGCAATTGGTGGTGCGGCACGATCCGGCTCAAAGCGAGCGTTTGCTGCCGCTGATTGAGGGGGGAGTGCGATATCTTACCGAACATCAAAACCCCGACGGCGGCTGGGGCGACACCGATCGCAGTTATTCGAACATCGCGACCACCATGTTGGCGGTCGCCGCGCTGACGATCGCCGGAAGGCGCGAACAGTTGGTGGAGCCGCTCGCCTTCGCCGAGAACTATATCGAAGCCCAAGGAGGCATCGCCGGCTTGCGGCGACGCTACGGCAAAGACAAAACGTTCGCCGTGCCGATCTTGACCAATTATGCGTTGGCGGGGCTGGTCGAATGGCGCGAGGTTTCGCCGCTGCCGTTTGAACTCGCGTGCCTGCCGCAGAAGTTTTACAAGTTGGTGAAGCTGCCGGTTGTCAGCTACGCGATCCCGGCACTGGTCGCGATTGGGCAAGCGCGCTACTTCCATCGGCCTCCCTGGAATCCGCTGATGCGGGGTCTGCGTGCGGCGGCGGTGAAGAAAAGTCTTGCGGTGCTGCAGCGGATGCAGCCGGCGAGCGGCGGTTATCTGGAAGCGGCCCCGCTGACCAGTTTTGTCGTCATGAGTCTGGCGAGCATCGGTCAGGCGACCCATCCGGTGGCGCAAAGCGGCGTGCAGTTTTTGGTCGACTCGGCTCGCGAAGATGGCAGTTGGCCGATTGACTCGAATCTCGCCAATTGGGTGACGACCCTTTCGATCAATGCGCTGGCGGATAGCGGCGAAGATGTCCACCAACTCGATTGTTTGCCGTGGGTACTCGCGAACCAATACCAAGAGACGCATCCCTTTACCGGTGCCGATCCTGGAGGTTGGGGATGGACCGATCTCAGCGGTTCGGTCCCTGACGCCGACGATACTCCAGGGGCTATGTTAGCGATCGCACATTTTTTTCATTCCCCTAGCGCCGACAATGAAACGCGTCGCCAGATTGCGACGGCAGCAAAGAAAGGCGCACGTTGGCTGCTCGACTTACAGAATAGCGACGGCGGCTGGCCCACCTTTTGCGCAGGTTGGGGGACTCAGCCGTTTGATCGCAGCGGGAGTGATTTGACGGCGCATGCGATTCGAGCACTGCATGCCTGGCGAAGTGAACTAGGCGATTTGCCGGTTGAGCGGGGGATCGAACGCGGATTTCGTTACCTCCAGAAGCAGCAGCGTGACGACGGATCTTGGTTGCCGCTCTGGTTTGGAAACCAGGACCTGCCTGACGACGAGAACCCGATTTATGGGACGGTGAAGGTTTTGCTGGCGTATCGCGACCTCGGAAAAATGTCGACCAGAGCCGCCCAAAGAGGGGGGGCGTGGTTGGCTGCGCGTCAAAATGAAGATGGCGGTTTTGGAGGCGGACCGAGTGTTCCTACTCTTTGCGGGGGGGGCGGTGAGAGCAGCGTTGAAGAGACCGCGCTGGCGATCGAAGCCTTGTTCGCGGCGGAAAACCCCGCTATTTCGCCAGAAATTATCCCTCAAGCGGTCGGTTGGCTCTGTCAGCGTGTTGAAGAAGGAAGCTACGTCAACGGTTCGCCAATCGGTTTTTACTTCTCGAAGCTGTGGTATTATGAAAAGCTCTACCCGAGAGTCATGACGGTTGCGTCACTCGGCGCCGCGCTGCAAGCCAACGCCAGCGTCCCGCCTGCGCCCGAGACAGTAACCACATCTTCCGATCATTAA
- a CDS encoding MlaE family ABC transporter permease, translating into MATGTSPINPTPPPRPRQLTWIEEAFFNWIADWGTLGIEFTIAVGDMSLFALRTMQWLFNRLPKRETLVPNFYQVGVMSLPVVALTGTFIGMVLAVQSYFQFRQLGLETRLGAVINMTLVRELGPVLAATMLAGRVGSAMAAELGTMRVTEQIDALDSMGTNPIHYLVVPRFLACVILIPALTVMADFMGFVGGYFYSVNILGIDQHYYMYNSEQFVQSWDIFYGLIKSVFFGGTIAIVSCHRGFHCEAGAEGVGRAATAAFVYSFVFILAIDLALGIGLDSIYNYMWPDHVVSISGG; encoded by the coding sequence ATGGCGACCGGAACCTCCCCGATAAACCCGACTCCCCCCCCGCGACCACGTCAATTGACTTGGATCGAAGAGGCGTTTTTCAATTGGATCGCCGATTGGGGAACGCTGGGGATCGAATTTACGATCGCCGTCGGCGATATGTCGCTGTTCGCGCTGCGGACCATGCAATGGCTCTTTAATCGCCTGCCAAAGCGGGAAACGCTGGTGCCCAACTTCTACCAGGTCGGCGTGATGAGCCTGCCGGTGGTGGCGCTGACCGGAACCTTTATCGGCATGGTGTTGGCCGTACAAAGCTATTTTCAATTCCGGCAACTGGGGCTCGAGACGCGACTGGGCGCCGTAATTAACATGACGCTGGTCCGCGAACTGGGACCAGTGCTCGCCGCCACCATGTTGGCCGGCCGCGTCGGCAGCGCCATGGCGGCCGAACTGGGAACGATGCGCGTGACCGAGCAGATCGACGCGCTCGATAGCATGGGGACCAATCCGATCCATTATCTCGTGGTGCCGCGATTCTTGGCCTGCGTGATTCTTATCCCGGCGTTGACCGTGATGGCCGACTTCATGGGGTTTGTCGGCGGCTACTTTTACTCGGTCAATATCTTGGGGATCGATCAGCACTACTACATGTACAACTCCGAGCAGTTTGTGCAGTCGTGGGATATTTTCTATGGTCTTATTAAGAGCGTCTTCTTTGGCGGGACGATCGCGATCGTCAGTTGTCATCGCGGGTTCCATTGCGAAGCTGGCGCCGAAGGGGTCGGCCGAGCTGCGACTGCGGCGTTCGTCTATTCGTTCGTCTTTATTTTGGCGATCGACTTGGCGCTCGGGATTGGGCTCGATTCGATCTATAACTATATGTGGCCCGATCATGTCGTCTCCATTAGCGGAGGTTAA
- a CDS encoding polyprenyl synthetase family protein, with protein MAIAPIDSNSADSEPGRKRKSRRRQTAHLKQVPSSKQLRETIRAACVQVAAGLDKSRPLPKDEMEKVVRDLLSGLNQPDSYVGWTMVMFASEFWRDQVAAVPHDRRLFLLPHCLKHAEGCPADYDQFGLDCKTCGACSIADYRTIAEEMGYKVLVAEGSPIVLKIIVSGHVDAIVGVACLNVLEKAIDKILLAGIPCMAVPLLSSDCRNTSVDEDWVHDMIQVPHQQPQQTTRSYVHLMRAASAMFEPEELTRLVQPQRKGPTLAEVNGRGAAALDPIAATEKLALDFLARGGKYSRPFTTLAVYDALTGGEGTAAGGAARVSEYSDSVKRTALAIETFHKASLVHDDIEDDDAYRYGDVTIHRKYGVPTAINLGDYMIGLGYRLVSRDMAQLGGETAGRIIDCLADAHMRLSEGQGAELLWRDAADKSLKPVDALKIYALKTSPAFEAALQCGVLLSGVEDDYSDSMRLFARHVGVAFQILNDLKDWRGDSDNKLSAGGDVLGGRPTVLWALALENLNEANRTELIQRISDDSQSPASRVARVRQLYSTAGVFDAAERLVEKYRTRAEEIADQLEPEELRRLMYYLIDTILDDPAASQPPIVMHTLTADLAVTPA; from the coding sequence TTGGCAATTGCACCGATCGACTCCAATAGCGCAGACTCCGAGCCGGGCCGCAAGCGCAAGTCGCGTCGTCGTCAGACGGCGCACTTGAAGCAGGTCCCTTCGTCGAAGCAGTTGCGCGAGACGATCCGCGCCGCGTGCGTGCAGGTAGCGGCGGGTCTCGACAAGTCGCGTCCCTTGCCGAAGGACGAGATGGAGAAAGTCGTCCGCGATCTCTTGAGCGGTTTAAACCAGCCTGACAGTTATGTCGGTTGGACCATGGTGATGTTCGCTTCTGAGTTTTGGCGCGATCAGGTCGCCGCCGTGCCGCATGATCGCCGGTTGTTTCTGTTGCCGCATTGCCTGAAACATGCCGAAGGTTGCCCGGCCGACTATGACCAGTTTGGCCTCGACTGCAAAACGTGCGGAGCTTGCAGCATCGCCGACTATCGCACCATCGCCGAAGAGATGGGCTACAAAGTGCTGGTCGCCGAAGGTTCGCCGATCGTGCTGAAGATCATCGTCAGCGGGCATGTCGACGCGATCGTCGGCGTCGCTTGTTTGAACGTACTCGAAAAAGCGATTGATAAAATTTTGCTCGCCGGCATCCCCTGCATGGCGGTGCCGCTGCTCTCGAGCGATTGTCGCAATACGTCGGTCGACGAGGACTGGGTTCATGACATGATCCAAGTCCCGCATCAACAACCGCAGCAAACGACCCGCAGCTACGTTCACTTGATGCGCGCCGCTTCGGCGATGTTCGAGCCGGAAGAACTGACGCGTCTGGTGCAGCCGCAGCGCAAAGGTCCGACCCTGGCCGAAGTGAACGGTCGCGGCGCAGCGGCGCTTGATCCGATCGCAGCGACCGAAAAACTGGCGCTCGATTTTCTGGCCCGCGGCGGCAAGTATTCGCGACCATTCACCACGCTGGCAGTCTATGACGCATTGACTGGCGGCGAAGGAACCGCGGCCGGCGGCGCGGCGCGAGTTAGCGAATATTCGGACTCGGTCAAACGAACCGCACTCGCGATTGAGACCTTCCACAAAGCGTCGCTGGTTCATGACGATATCGAAGATGACGACGCCTATCGTTACGGCGACGTCACGATTCACCGCAAGTACGGCGTGCCGACGGCGATCAACCTGGGCGACTACATGATTGGTCTGGGATATCGCCTGGTCAGCCGCGACATGGCGCAGTTAGGGGGCGAAACGGCGGGCCGCATCATTGACTGTCTGGCCGACGCCCATATGCGATTGTCAGAAGGGCAGGGCGCCGAGCTGCTCTGGCGCGACGCTGCGGACAAGTCGCTGAAGCCGGTCGACGCGTTGAAGATCTACGCGCTAAAAACTTCCCCCGCGTTTGAGGCGGCCCTGCAATGCGGCGTGCTGCTCAGTGGAGTGGAGGACGATTATTCCGATTCGATGCGGTTGTTCGCCAGACACGTGGGCGTCGCTTTCCAGATTTTGAACGATCTAAAAGATTGGCGCGGCGATAGCGATAACAAACTCTCCGCTGGCGGCGACGTCTTGGGAGGCCGACCGACCGTTTTGTGGGCGCTGGCGTTAGAAAACCTGAATGAGGCGAATCGTACAGAACTGATCCAACGAATCAGCGATGATTCGCAAAGTCCGGCGTCACGCGTCGCTCGAGTTCGCCAGTTGTACTCGACGGCCGGCGTGTTTGACGCCGCCGAACGTTTGGTCGAGAAATACCGAACTCGCGCCGAAGAAATTGCCGATCAGTTAGAGCCGGAAGAGCTGCGCCGTTTGATGTACTACTTGATCGACACGATCCTGGATGACCCCGCCGCATCGCAGCCGCCGATCGTCATGCACACGTTGACGGCTGATTTGGCCGTCACGCCCGCCTGA